From Anomalospiza imberbis isolate Cuckoo-Finch-1a 21T00152 chromosome 22, ASM3175350v1, whole genome shotgun sequence, a single genomic window includes:
- the ZPBP2 gene encoding zona pellucida-binding protein 2 isoform X3 has translation MRAEQKEEQSIDLIGKNEVYGDTRHEVNVYVKVFTNSPFLVCMDLALSQERIIDPNYLWTGPDGRDLQGQSYVNLTETGKLMVMGFMVSMSGAYTCTLSHKVIETTTQEETEMVEAYKFMVYAYREADHAYQVSVRFSTTGCRLRSNGLFIEVLKKILNSTISHLTCHITESSSKCHSIRTPKNGLQYELFVNFLVNPFAPGWEEVCHEVLYDCEAVKNRRVRQVLCQSPHVFSASLARTSALASADMTGSNPSLPRFCGINIAAERIGKFFHQLRHVLKHKFQAVPTIQYVDNSFSMTPIDSCQPGFGKNHHTHQNCASCCVVCGPGAYSPNNEVTCRTCARTRARMYGAKSCY, from the exons TGAGAGCAGAACAGAAGGAAGAGCAATCTATTGATTTAATTGGAAAGAATGAAGTTTATGGTGACACCAGGCATGAAG TGAATGTGTATGTTAAGGTGTTCACAAACAGCCCATTCCTGGTCTGTATGGATTTGGCTCTTTCTCAAGAAAGAATAATAGATCCCAACTATTTATGGACGGGTCCAGATGGAAGAGATTTACAAG GGCAAAGCTATGTGAATCTGACAGAGACAGGGAAACTGATGGTGATGGGTTTCATGGTGTCAATGTCTGGTGCCTACACTTGTACTCTCTCCCACAAAGTCATCGAAACCACAACAcaggaagaaacagaaatggTTGAGGCCTATAAATTCATGGTTTATG CCTACAGGGAAGCTGACCATGCCTATCAGGTGTCTGTTCGCTTTAGCACAACGGGATGCAGGCTGAGAAGCAACGGCTTGTTCATCGAGGTgctaaaaaaaatcctcaacagcACCATCTCCCACCTGACCTGCCACATCACAGAGTCATCCTCCAAGTGCCACTCTATCAGGACACCAAAGAACGGCCTCCAGTATGAGCTGTTTGTTAATTTTCTAG TCAATCCATTTGCACCAGGATGGGAAGAAGTTTGCCACGAGGTTCTTTACGACTGTGAAGCTGTGAAAAACAGGAGAGTCCGACAGGTTCTGTGTCAGTCACCTCATGTCTTCTCTGCCTCTTTAGCACGCACCTCTGCCTTAGCTTCTGCAGATATGACTGGTAGTAATCCATCTTTACCCAGATTTTGTGGGATTAATATT GCAGCAGAGCGAATTGGGAAGTTTTTCCATCAGCTGAGGCACGTTTTGAAGCACAAGTTTCAGGCTGTTCCTACAATACAGTACGTGGACAACAGCTTCTCCATGACCCCCATCGACAGCTGTCAGCCAGGTTTTGGGAAAAACCACCACACCCACCAGAACTGCGCCAGCTGCTGCg
- the ZPBP2 gene encoding zona pellucida-binding protein 2 isoform X4: MAGGGRRPRCPPGALLSLAAVLAAAGWVRAEQKEEQSIDLIGKNEVYGDTRHEVNVYVKVFTNSPFLVCMDLALSQERIIDPNYLWTGPDGRDLQGQSYVNLTETGKLMVMGFMVSMSGAYTCTLSHKVIETTTQEETEMVEAYKFMVYAYREADHAYQVSVRFSTTGCRLRSNGLFIEVLKKILNSTISHLTCHITESSSKCHSIRTPKNGLQYELFVNFLVNPFAPGWEEVCHEVLYDCEAVKNRRVRQVLCQSPHVFSASLARTSALASADMTGSNPSLPRFCGINIAAERIGKFFHQLRHVLKHKFQAVPTIQYVDNSFSMTPIDSCQPGFGKNHHTHQNCASCCGVTGE, from the exons TGAGAGCAGAACAGAAGGAAGAGCAATCTATTGATTTAATTGGAAAGAATGAAGTTTATGGTGACACCAGGCATGAAG TGAATGTGTATGTTAAGGTGTTCACAAACAGCCCATTCCTGGTCTGTATGGATTTGGCTCTTTCTCAAGAAAGAATAATAGATCCCAACTATTTATGGACGGGTCCAGATGGAAGAGATTTACAAG GGCAAAGCTATGTGAATCTGACAGAGACAGGGAAACTGATGGTGATGGGTTTCATGGTGTCAATGTCTGGTGCCTACACTTGTACTCTCTCCCACAAAGTCATCGAAACCACAACAcaggaagaaacagaaatggTTGAGGCCTATAAATTCATGGTTTATG CCTACAGGGAAGCTGACCATGCCTATCAGGTGTCTGTTCGCTTTAGCACAACGGGATGCAGGCTGAGAAGCAACGGCTTGTTCATCGAGGTgctaaaaaaaatcctcaacagcACCATCTCCCACCTGACCTGCCACATCACAGAGTCATCCTCCAAGTGCCACTCTATCAGGACACCAAAGAACGGCCTCCAGTATGAGCTGTTTGTTAATTTTCTAG TCAATCCATTTGCACCAGGATGGGAAGAAGTTTGCCACGAGGTTCTTTACGACTGTGAAGCTGTGAAAAACAGGAGAGTCCGACAGGTTCTGTGTCAGTCACCTCATGTCTTCTCTGCCTCTTTAGCACGCACCTCTGCCTTAGCTTCTGCAGATATGACTGGTAGTAATCCATCTTTACCCAGATTTTGTGGGATTAATATT GCAGCAGAGCGAATTGGGAAGTTTTTCCATCAGCTGAGGCACGTTTTGAAGCACAAGTTTCAGGCTGTTCCTACAATACAGTACGTGGACAACAGCTTCTCCATGACCCCCATCGACAGCTGTCAGCCAGGTTTTGGGAAAAACCACCACACCCACCAGAACTGCGCCAGCTGCTGCg gTGTCACTGGTGAGTGA
- the ZPBP2 gene encoding zona pellucida-binding protein 2 isoform X2, with product MAGGGRRPRCPPGALLSLAAVLAAAGWVRAEQKEEQSIDLIGKNEVYGDTRHEVNVYVKVFTNSPFLVCMDLALSQERIIDPNYLWTGPDGRDLQGQSYVNLTETGKLMVMGFMVSMSGAYTCTLSHKVIETTTQEETEMVEAYKFMVYAYREADHAYQVSVRFSTTGCRLRSNGLFIEVLKKILNSTISHLTCHITESSSKCHSIRTPKNGLQYELFVNFLVNPFAPGWEEVCHEVLYDCEAVKNRRVRQVLCQSPHVFSASLARTSALASADMTGSNPSLPRFCGINIAAERIGKFFHQLRHVLKHKFQAVPTIQYVDNSFSMTPIDSCQPGFGKNHHTHQNCASCCDLLDLSTY from the exons TGAGAGCAGAACAGAAGGAAGAGCAATCTATTGATTTAATTGGAAAGAATGAAGTTTATGGTGACACCAGGCATGAAG TGAATGTGTATGTTAAGGTGTTCACAAACAGCCCATTCCTGGTCTGTATGGATTTGGCTCTTTCTCAAGAAAGAATAATAGATCCCAACTATTTATGGACGGGTCCAGATGGAAGAGATTTACAAG GGCAAAGCTATGTGAATCTGACAGAGACAGGGAAACTGATGGTGATGGGTTTCATGGTGTCAATGTCTGGTGCCTACACTTGTACTCTCTCCCACAAAGTCATCGAAACCACAACAcaggaagaaacagaaatggTTGAGGCCTATAAATTCATGGTTTATG CCTACAGGGAAGCTGACCATGCCTATCAGGTGTCTGTTCGCTTTAGCACAACGGGATGCAGGCTGAGAAGCAACGGCTTGTTCATCGAGGTgctaaaaaaaatcctcaacagcACCATCTCCCACCTGACCTGCCACATCACAGAGTCATCCTCCAAGTGCCACTCTATCAGGACACCAAAGAACGGCCTCCAGTATGAGCTGTTTGTTAATTTTCTAG TCAATCCATTTGCACCAGGATGGGAAGAAGTTTGCCACGAGGTTCTTTACGACTGTGAAGCTGTGAAAAACAGGAGAGTCCGACAGGTTCTGTGTCAGTCACCTCATGTCTTCTCTGCCTCTTTAGCACGCACCTCTGCCTTAGCTTCTGCAGATATGACTGGTAGTAATCCATCTTTACCCAGATTTTGTGGGATTAATATT GCAGCAGAGCGAATTGGGAAGTTTTTCCATCAGCTGAGGCACGTTTTGAAGCACAAGTTTCAGGCTGTTCCTACAATACAGTACGTGGACAACAGCTTCTCCATGACCCCCATCGACAGCTGTCAGCCAGGTTTTGGGAAAAACCACCACACCCACCAGAACTGCGCCAGCTGCTGCg